A window of the Streptomyces finlayi genome harbors these coding sequences:
- the mqnP gene encoding menaquinone biosynthesis prenyltransferase MqnP, which yields MSAAAASLPRPGRTKAFLRLVMIEHSVFALPFAYIAALTAMFQLDENIHWGTLLLVTLAMVGLRTFAMAANRIIDREIDARNPRTASRELVTGAVSVKSAWTGALVALAVFLGAAALLNPLCLMLAPLAVVPMVVYPYGKRFTDFPHAILGLAQAMGPIGAWIAVTGSWSWDAVILGLAVGIWIGGFDLIFACQDVQADRAHGVRSFPARFGIPAALWGARVCHVVTTGMLVWFGLATGAGLLYWIGMVIVAVAFVYEHRVVRPHDLSRLNRAFFSVNGFIGMALFACALLDLLVRGLTP from the coding sequence GTGAGCGCCGCGGCCGCCTCGCTGCCCCGGCCCGGCAGGACGAAGGCGTTCCTCCGGCTCGTGATGATCGAGCACTCGGTCTTCGCACTGCCCTTCGCGTACATCGCCGCGCTGACCGCGATGTTCCAGCTGGACGAGAACATCCACTGGGGCACACTGCTGCTCGTCACGCTCGCGATGGTCGGGCTGCGTACGTTCGCGATGGCCGCCAACCGGATCATCGACCGGGAGATCGACGCCCGCAATCCCCGTACCGCGAGCCGTGAGCTGGTCACCGGCGCGGTGTCGGTGAAGTCGGCGTGGACCGGGGCCCTCGTGGCGCTCGCCGTGTTCCTCGGTGCGGCGGCCCTGCTGAACCCGCTCTGTCTGATGCTGGCGCCGCTCGCCGTGGTGCCGATGGTCGTCTATCCGTACGGCAAGCGGTTCACGGACTTCCCGCACGCCATCCTGGGTCTCGCCCAGGCCATGGGGCCGATCGGCGCCTGGATCGCGGTGACGGGCAGCTGGTCGTGGGACGCGGTGATCCTGGGGCTGGCCGTCGGGATCTGGATCGGCGGATTCGATCTGATCTTCGCGTGCCAGGACGTGCAGGCGGACCGCGCGCACGGGGTGCGTTCGTTCCCCGCGCGCTTCGGGATTCCGGCGGCGCTGTGGGGCGCGCGGGTCTGCCACGTGGTGACGACCGGGATGCTGGTCTGGTTCGGCCTCGCGACGGGGGCGGGGCTGCTCTACTGGATCGGCATGGTGATCGTCGCCGTGGCCTTCGTGTACGAGCACCGGGTGGTGCGTCCGCACGATCTGTCCCGGCTCAACCGTGCGTTCTTCTCGGTGAACGGGTTCATCGGCATGGCGCTGTTCGCCTGCGCGCTGCTGGATCTGCTGGTGCGCGGCCTCACGCCGTGA
- a CDS encoding UbiX family flavin prenyltransferase — MSQQQRRPWIVGVSGASGTPFAASVLRGLLAAGESVDLVVSRASRLTLLDETGIAFRDAHWREDLRGWLARGADGKPDTFAVSEEGLDGVRHWAAGDLAAGPSSGSYPAKGMLIVPASTACVAGVALGLSKDLLQRAASVTLKERRKLVVVVRETPLSGQTLKQMVALDEAGAVVLPASPAFYAGATHIQDLVDFVAGRVLDAAGVPHQLYRRWEGELGGSRSS, encoded by the coding sequence ATGAGCCAACAGCAGCGGCGGCCTTGGATTGTCGGGGTGTCCGGCGCGTCCGGTACCCCGTTCGCGGCCTCGGTTCTGCGCGGGCTGCTGGCCGCCGGGGAGAGCGTCGACCTCGTGGTCAGCCGTGCCTCGCGGCTGACCCTGCTGGACGAGACCGGGATCGCCTTCCGGGACGCGCACTGGCGTGAGGATCTGCGCGGCTGGCTGGCCCGGGGGGCGGACGGGAAGCCGGACACCTTCGCGGTGAGCGAGGAGGGTCTCGACGGCGTGCGGCACTGGGCGGCCGGTGACCTGGCGGCCGGGCCTTCCTCGGGGTCGTACCCGGCGAAGGGGATGCTGATCGTTCCGGCGTCGACGGCCTGTGTGGCCGGGGTGGCGCTGGGTCTGTCGAAGGATCTGCTCCAGCGGGCCGCGAGCGTGACGCTCAAGGAGCGGCGGAAGCTGGTCGTCGTGGTGCGCGAGACGCCGCTGAGTGGTCAGACGCTGAAGCAGATGGTCGCGCTGGACGAGGCGGGCGCCGTGGTGCTGCCCGCCTCTCCGGCGTTCTACGCGGGTGCGACGCACATCCAGGATCTGGTGGATTTCGTCGCGGGGCGGGTGCTGGACGCCGCAGGGGTGCCGCATCAGCTCTACCGCCGCTGGGAGGGGGAGCTCGGTGGCTCCCGTTCCTCGTAG
- a CDS encoding menaquinone biosynthesis decarboxylase, protein MAYDDLRSLLRALEREGDLKRIKAEVDPHLEVGEIVDRVNKAGGPALLFENVKGATMPLAMNVFGTDRRLLKALGLTSYAEISDKIGGLLKPELPHGFVGVREAFGKLGSMVHVPPKKVKSEQAPVQEVVLTGDDVDLEQLPALFTWPKDGGSFFNLGLTHTKHPETGIRNLGLYRLQRHDKRTIGMHWQIHKDSHNHYQVAAKRGERLPVAIAFGAPPAVTYASTAPLPGDIDEYLFAGFIQGKRIEMVDCKTVPLQVPANAEVVIEGWLEPGEMLPEGPFGDHTGFYTPQEPFPALTIDCVTMRKRPLIQSIVVGRPPTEDGPLGRATERFFLPLLKIIVPDIVDYHLPEAGGFHNCAIVSIDKKYPKHAQKVMSAVWGAHMMSLTKLIVIVDSDCDVHDLHEVAWRALGNTDYARDLTVAEGPVDHLDHASYQQFWGGKAGIDATRKWPGEGYTRDGGWPEMVESDPGTAAKVDRRWKEYGL, encoded by the coding sequence ATGGCTTACGACGATCTTCGCTCCCTGCTCCGGGCTCTGGAGCGCGAGGGCGATCTCAAGCGCATCAAGGCCGAGGTCGACCCCCACCTGGAGGTCGGCGAGATCGTCGACCGGGTGAACAAGGCGGGCGGGCCGGCCCTGCTCTTCGAGAACGTCAAGGGGGCGACCATGCCCCTGGCCATGAACGTCTTCGGGACGGACCGGCGGCTCCTGAAGGCGCTCGGGCTGACGTCGTACGCCGAGATCAGCGACAAGATCGGCGGGCTGCTCAAGCCTGAACTGCCGCACGGTTTCGTCGGGGTCCGCGAGGCGTTCGGGAAGCTCGGCTCGATGGTGCACGTGCCGCCGAAGAAGGTGAAGTCCGAGCAGGCCCCCGTCCAGGAGGTCGTCCTCACCGGCGACGACGTGGACCTGGAGCAGCTGCCCGCGCTCTTCACCTGGCCGAAGGACGGCGGTTCGTTCTTCAACCTGGGGCTCACGCACACCAAGCACCCCGAGACCGGTATCCGGAATCTGGGGCTCTACCGCCTCCAGCGCCATGACAAGCGCACCATCGGTATGCACTGGCAGATCCACAAGGACAGCCACAACCACTACCAGGTCGCAGCGAAGCGCGGTGAGCGGCTGCCCGTCGCCATCGCGTTCGGGGCGCCGCCCGCCGTGACGTACGCCTCCACCGCGCCGCTGCCCGGCGACATCGACGAGTACCTCTTCGCCGGCTTCATCCAGGGCAAGCGGATCGAGATGGTCGACTGCAAGACCGTGCCGCTCCAGGTCCCGGCGAACGCCGAGGTCGTCATCGAGGGGTGGCTGGAGCCGGGGGAGATGCTGCCGGAGGGGCCGTTCGGTGACCACACCGGCTTCTACACGCCGCAGGAACCGTTCCCCGCGCTGACGATCGACTGCGTGACCATGCGGAAGCGCCCGCTGATCCAGTCGATCGTGGTGGGCCGGCCGCCGACCGAGGACGGGCCGCTGGGCCGGGCCACGGAGCGGTTCTTCCTTCCGCTCCTGAAGATCATCGTGCCGGACATCGTGGACTACCACCTGCCCGAGGCGGGCGGTTTCCACAACTGCGCGATCGTCTCGATCGACAAGAAGTACCCGAAGCACGCGCAGAAGGTCATGAGTGCCGTCTGGGGCGCGCACATGATGTCGCTGACCAAACTGATCGTGATCGTGGACTCCGACTGCGATGTCCACGACCTCCACGAGGTGGCCTGGCGGGCGCTCGGCAACACCGACTACGCACGGGACCTGACCGTCGCCGAGGGCCCGGTCGATCACCTCGACCACGCCTCCTACCAGCAGTTCTGGGGCGGCAAGGCGGGTATCGACGCGACGAGGAAGTGGCCCGGGGAGGGCTACACCCGGGATGGCGGCTGGCCCGAGATGGTCGAGTCCGACCCGGGGACGGCCGCGAAGGTCGACCGCCGCTGGAAGGAGTACGGCCTGTGA
- a CDS encoding rhomboid family intramembrane serine protease: MTGIRNSATGTGTGPRAVAAGVLMLGWVALLWALEGVDTATGHSLDTYGISPREPSELLDVVPSAFLHSGWNHVASNSVPLLVLGFIAALAGLRRFAAVVLTVIVTGGLGVWLTAPSHTVTLGASGVVFGLFGYLLVRGFVDRRPLDIVTGVIIAAVYGSILWGVLPTESGISWQGHLFGLTGGVAAAFVFRRPRDPATTVTA; the protein is encoded by the coding sequence ATGACCGGCATCCGTAACTCCGCCACCGGCACGGGCACCGGCCCACGGGCCGTCGCGGCCGGCGTCCTCATGCTGGGCTGGGTCGCCCTGCTGTGGGCGCTGGAAGGCGTCGACACGGCGACGGGCCACTCACTCGACACCTACGGGATCAGCCCGCGCGAGCCGTCCGAACTGCTCGACGTCGTGCCGTCCGCGTTCCTGCACAGCGGCTGGAACCACGTGGCGTCCAACAGCGTCCCGCTGCTGGTCCTCGGCTTCATCGCGGCGCTCGCCGGACTGCGCCGGTTCGCCGCCGTCGTCCTCACCGTCATCGTGACCGGCGGCCTGGGCGTCTGGCTGACCGCCCCCTCCCACACCGTCACACTCGGTGCGTCCGGTGTGGTCTTCGGCCTCTTCGGCTATCTGCTGGTCCGCGGCTTCGTGGACCGGCGCCCGCTCGACATCGTGACCGGTGTGATCATCGCCGCGGTCTACGGCTCGATCCTCTGGGGCGTCCTGCCGACCGAATCGGGCATCAGCTGGCAGGGCCACCTCTTCGGGCTGACCGGCGGGGTGGCGGCGGCCTTCGTCTTCCGCCGCCCCCGCGATCCCGCCACCACCGTCACGGCGTGA